A single region of the Drosophila miranda strain MSH22 chromosome 2, D.miranda_PacBio2.1, whole genome shotgun sequence genome encodes:
- the LOC108155744 gene encoding uncharacterized protein LOC108155744 isoform X1, producing the protein MVISKPETKSAASNGAATGSVAAATATAAEMDVGGNSLAHPSGIPQDQIDNIMSGIGNTGNVRMNNHRKKLRQRFDIIKKLGQGTYGKVQLGINKETGQEVAIKTIKKCKIEAEADLVRIRREVQIMSSVHHPNIIHIYEVFENREKMVLVMEFAAGGELYDYLSERKVLNEEEARRIFRQVATAVYYCHKHKICHRDLKLENILLDEKGNAKIADFGLSNVFDAGRLLGTFCGSPLYASPEIVEGTPYQGPEVDCWSLGVLLYTLVYGSMPFDGSNFKRLVKQISQGDYYEPRKPSRASTLIRDMLTVCPRKRATIEQICAHWWVNENDNVSCLDLAEDLANQTPVRLDVLLSLTPAAITADQLVVPSAEGAAAAAKAAANERVPRSHSVGSIRDMGPPSTEAERRILDMVAAGGEAALMPSPTRTITPAQSPVQTKRKLQPTVSTENAAGTTAKKKEKPANNSFVISAGAAPPQPLAPPPTEPLRPAPAPPTLMEAETVPEGKPMEPSFSQKDMQMVGDLCEQLMGGDASGTPTPTPTPAPTPAPTATAAAPVPVARQPTRGKLDAVAETPEEKDATKVIKKFVNKHKTADLVNAINESANTASGKVAPTAATAPPFVRKCSLQDESTLNKFNAERRKSRILETAEKFQPPPPITTGPGGQAAPEKPKKLSIPGVSVGSFKKEFERKATNPPATAGPTPGELRAQEQVAAAAAAAQEAESQPLVTPPASPVVHAQSQSLEASDSKNSVTSISLDEARRSMENSIALLLQAQNESNKEVDQLCAQTETIGVSEPTPTREERERKLKNARAIIGNAIQPVIRRPAPFCGIGNGNGNGLGGGSGSRVGVSGPNSAPIRGESGSNFMDYLTPSPPICGPQTAPPVLISPNALAAAKQTIQQRLFGGGLPGKSSATSKRPATWQPQAAYSSASIFQPANSSPFRMLQQKYQQEQQRGSGAMFAPQPLPQYAQQANSSGVNRGGNSGNNSSNSNCNTMPNVNYNVSSRTRPFHNQAQDTLNTNAMPAAMWLKSSPGAEGQPGTPGAVKTSTASITLKSATLPRRKINAKSEVQLEIKPRIPEQAPQPAMRFSTEMQHPVADLRSAPPREGPIPYSPIKTTLQARATSLEPKEHVITIQRPPTQHAYGRTSSNTTTRSGSLSRQSTVESESDATTTTATNMSQATVTGLGTSQPIKKSPREFIIPIAVEGGGFITPRERSIEPSESSHTTASSRSTFSRLRPSRRIGSLLSEAGFDEGSPFQKMRTTSTTRDGTGAGPGADEEARFTPHRLRSSRPVKKISQDNDSQSSNEEDDDDDDGFEILTAENLFSTLLQRVRNLTNRLNVNSDLTVGFPSHSSRLLTDISRQAQSHSPFWSQGVSPFASVHRSQVSYTSSYSETVEKKQVRLNSGSNSGGLGAPWRHSMSRDLGSDMESMFSRTGATLPRGHHQGKGSSSKPSSAPAHVEKTAPTAATTAAAAGTAEEPLDLADLDLSRLRLSKKDLETLSSITPGLPKCFQEQLLAKLPPTQARKLSRTLSVQTSAPSSANTQKPYKRSQSGGRGYLPDQPEEEYKPKPLTDAPKTTAASTAIYRRSLSRSQALTQTQAQPNQEGTTGAGVQPATTPTTTSKSRSSSVCRDDYGKSSLCSSTYTSDISDKYKYYSPYLSKSSNGATTTTTKEVPEKRYSAGLGRPPSGCLSPPPNGALPPNVPPGEGSSSLRGRSSQRRISRFLRPDFFDDPRDRDTQTMLRDIREKSSDRMEQADLRRRKHSLPNVEQADEVPTLEPGPVRSSMRHTRNKSVELFPDAPEGTQQTGQTAQDSSGKRSGLRQRSVSRPRELETDLDKHELADKILQELQLLSAVRTQHDQGQTPDGETDKTEETSTIRKVKKVKPKDVASNEAEATKLSTTTTTTTTTLVRKVKKVSRKADEPKTPSTETAATEMPVPASTPKETRLKRPKSYPMKDLGLSLKSGTELPEPSASASASALPSKLPSKLPSAVGNDSQAGENAPRESRLMRPKSYPATKLATPKELRKVTRSGVAIPTIAEATPTASADISATGTPVSSKSTSEEKSLSATPTGTMSNVIDTKDTASSSSDSRPTTIKKIIKVSKKSKLVPPTPVTPTTSPSATTTTNTTATTTPADSSKESSPVIKSKEKSPEKKPSKGLLYALGQKFEKLRDSAMSKDKKTATSGGTTALACTQKQGSPEERNSPEKATILRKKKSLEAEISIELPAEDKRVDKRSRFDSMLRSLRERSVPRSQSSSRASPKRAASVEELHAGVGPDGATGKQSGAVNKMFGGLLRRFDRESSEQRRVRSTRSTSNIERQVREEQDPMLPTSPIYQNVVKAKPIAPAATEENCNCETACPDCRQNQGQAMKPTSASSSTTPSIKEKRKGLMLDLASAQGASGASGAASAVTTATTTTSGSSYRGSKTNPALINGNGGMGLYSNLPPYPGAMKSASSNNSSSQQSVENATNNNSTNTNNNCSSQTSGYRTSSAHEINRNNPMLTPSFENIANYSSDSRSYQDDCASTSTFLSPTEEPELYFDNWSICSEDNYMLHATPSPTVSRLSRASLSSPTRCSESSDPNESVIDRIKRRSFYSRFNEQKKPRRTSSIVGPSAVRDYYREQQAAVKARSSHKLHVAEVEPRSHSPDIAQQFFRPLKLSPVGTELKPPMYRSPLDYSTSSSGGATSKPRKSLNDIRNTSPSFLSKRYEVHDYSSVPMRYKSSSSSSPSNGAIASGYYNTYNPKRRSSYTLNGSLPTASSSSAAGSSHLDGYATLGRRSIRPYDHRTMSLLEPPTTSSSSAAGSSAYQRREARTPVRDYTSSISRSGSRYRTSSATRSPTNI; encoded by the exons ATGGTGATAAGCAAACCCGAAACGAAATCGGCAGCGTCCAATGGAGCGGCAACCGGATCTGTTGCGGcagcgactgcgactgccGCCGAAATGGATGTCGGGGGCAATAGTCTGGCACATCCCTCGGGAATACCACAGGATCAAATAGACAATATCATGAGCGGCATTGGCAACACGGGCAATGTCCGCATGAACAATCACCGCAAGAAGCTGCGACAAAG ATTTGATATTATTAAGAAACTAGGTCAGGGCACCTATGGCAAGGTGCAGTTAGGTATTAATAAGGAAACCGGCCAGGAGGTGGCCATCAAAACCATCAAGAAATGCAAAATCGAGGCAGAGGCCGATCTGGTGCGCATCAGGCGCGAGGTCCAGATCATGAGTTCGGTGCATCATCCCAACATTATACACATCTATGAAG TATTTGAGAATCGAGAGAAAATGGTGCTGGTCATGGAGTTTGCCGCTGGCGGCGAGCTCTACGACTACCTGTCCGAGAGGAAGGTCCTCAACGAGGAGGAGGCGCGACGCATCTTCCGGCAGGTGGCCACCGCCGTCTACTACTGTCACAAGCACAAGATCTGCCATCGGGATCTGAAGCTGGAGAATATACTGCTGGACGAGAAGGGCAATGCCAAg ATTGCCGACTTTGGTCTGTCGAATGTGTTCGATGCTGGCCGACTGTTGGGCACCTTCTGCGGCTCCCCGCTGTACGCATCGCCCGAAATCGTCGAGGGCACACCCTACCAGGGACCGGAGGTGGACTGCTGGTCGCTGGGAGTGCTGCTCTACACTCTAGTCTATGGGTCCATGCCCTTCGATGGCTCCAACTTCAAAAGACTCGTCAAGCAGATCAGCCAGGGCGACTACTATGAGCCGCGGAAGCCGTCGCGCGCCTCCACCCTCATCCGGGACATGCTGACGGTGTGCCCCCGGAAACGGGCCACCATCGAGCAGATCTGCGCCCATTGGTGGGTCAACGAGAACGACAATGTCTCGTGCCTGGACCTGGCCGAGGATCTGGCCAATCAGACGCCCGTGCGTCTGGATGTGCTGCTCTCCCTGACGCCGGCGGCCATCACGGCGGACCAACTGGTGGTGCCATCCGCCGAGGGGGCGGCCGCAGCGGCCAAGGCGGCGGCCAACGAGCGTGTGCCCCGCTCCCATTCGGTGGGCTCCATACGCGACATGGGGCCGCCCAGCACGGAGGCAGAGCGTCGCATCCTGGACATGGTTGCTG CCGGTGGAGAGGCCGCCCTGATGCCATCGCCCACAAGGACCATCACGCCCGCCCAAAGCCCCGTGCAGACCAAACGGAAGCTGCAGCCCACCGTCTCCACCGAGAATGCGGCAGGAACCACGGccaagaagaaggagaagCCGGCCAACAATTCGTTTGTGATCAGCGCAGGAGCAGCACCGCCACAACCACTTGCTCCGCCACCGACTGAGCCCTTGCGACCAGCACCCGCACCACCGACCCTTATGGAGGCGGAGACTGTGCCCGAGGGGAAGCCAATGGAGCCGAGCTTCTCGCAGAAGGACATGCAGATGGTGGGCGACCTGTGCGAGCAGCTGATGGGGGGAGATGCCTCCGGCacgcccacacccacaccgACGCCCGCACCCACGCCAGCACCGACTGCCACCGCAGCGGCACCAGTGCCTGTGGCCCGGCAGCCGACGCGCGGCAAACTGGACGCCGTGGCCGAGACGCCCGAGGAGAAGGATGCCACCAAGGTGATCAAGAAGTTTGTGAACAAGCACAAGACCGCCGACCTGGTCAACGCCATCAACGAGAGTGCCAACACGGCAAGCGGCAAGGTGGCGCCAACAGCAGCGACTGCGCCCCCATTCGTGCGCAAGTGCAGCCTGCAGGATGAGTCGACGCTGAACAAGTTCAATGCCGAGCGCCGCAAGTCGCGCATCCTGGAGACGGCGGAGAAGTTCCAGCCACCGCCACCCATCACGACAGGACCAGGAGGCCAGGCGGCGCCCGAGAAGCCCAAAAAGCTCAGCATACCCGGCGTCAGTGTGGGCAGCTTCAAGAAGGAGTTCGAGCGCAAGGCCACCAATCCGCCAGCCACCGCCGGACCCACGCCCGGCGAGCTGCGCGCCCAGGAGCAGGTGGCCGCTGCGGCGGCTGCTGCCCAGGAGGCCGAATCCCAGCCCCTGGTCACACCGCCAGCCTCGCCCGTGGTGCATGCCCAGTCGCAGTCCCTGGAGGCCAGCGACTCGAAGAACTCGGTGACCTCGATCTCGCTGGACGAGGCCCGCCGTTCGATGGAGAACTCGATAGCCCTGCTGCTGCAGGCCCAGAACGAGTCCAACAAGGAGGTCGACCAGCTGTGCGCCCAAACGGAGACGATCGGCGTCAGCGAGCCCACGCCCACCAGGGAGGAGCGCGAGCGTAAGTTGAAGAACGCGCGCGCCATCATCGGAAACGCCATCCAGCCGG TGATACGCAGGCCGGCACCGTTTTGTGGCATCGGcaacggcaatggcaatggcttgggcggtggcagtggcagtcgcGTAGGCGTGAGTGGGCCCAACAGTGCACCGATACGTGGAGAAAGTGGCAGCAATTTTATGGACTATCTGACGCCCTCGCCGCCGATATGTGGCCCACAGACAGCGCCGCCAGTGCTGATCTCACCCAATGCCTTGGCGGCGGCCAAGCAGACCATACAGCAGCGGCTCTTTGGTGGTGGACTGCCCGGCAAATCATCGGCAACATCGAAGCGGCCGGCCACATGGCAGCCCCAGGCGGCCTACAGCTCGGCGAGCATCTTCCAGCCTGCGAACAGCAGTCCGTTCAGGATGCTGCAGCAAAAGTACCAGCAGGAACAGCAGCGAGGATCGGGTGCCATGTTCGCGCCGCAGCCATTGCCACAATATGCCCAGCAAGCCAACAGCAGCGGCGTCAACAGAGGCGGCAACagcggcaacaacagcagcaacagcaattgCAACACGATGCCTAATGTCAATTACAATGTCAGTTCGCGCACGAGACCATTTCATAATCAAGCTCAAGACACACTCAATACCAATGCCATGCCCGCGGCCATGTGGCTGAAAT CTTCGCCCGGAGCCGAAGGACAGCCGGGCACACCCGGTGCCGTCAAGACCTCCACAGCCTCAATTACCCTCAAGTCGGCCACTCTGCCGCGCCGCAAGATCAATGCCAAGTCGGAGGTGCAGCTGGAGATCAAGCCGCGCATACCAGAGCAGGCACCGCAGCCGGCCATGCGTTTCAGCACCGAGATGCAGCATCCGGTGGCCGATCTGCGCAGCGCCCCGCCGCGCGAAGGCCCCATACCGTACAGCCCCATCAAGACGACGCTGCAGGCGCGAGCGACCAGCCTGGAGCCCAAGGAGCATGTCATCACCATCCAGCGACCACCCACGCAGCACGCCTACGGACGCACCAGCTCCAACACAACCACGCG CTCCGGCTCACTGTCACGCCAGTCGACGGTCGAATCCGAATCGGATGCGACCACCACCACGGCCACAAATATGTCACAGGCAACCGTGACAGGACTGGGCACCTCCCAGCCCATCAAGAAGAGTCCACGTGAATTTATCATACCGATTGCCGTCGAGGGCGGTGGCTTCATCACGCCCCGAGAGCGCAGCATCGAGCCATCCGAATCGAGTCACACCACCGCCTCCAGTCGGTCCACCTTTAGCCGACTGCGTCCGTCGCGTCGCATTGG CTCCCTGCTCAGCGAGGCCGGCTTCGATGAGGGTTCGCCATTCCAGAAGATGCGCACCACCTCGACAACACGTGACGGCACCGGAGCCGGGCCCGGGGCCGATGAGGAGGCACGCTTCACCCCACACCGACTCAG AAGCTCAAGACCTGTCAAGAAAATTAGTCAGGACAACGACTCGCAAAGCTCTAACGAAGaggatgatgacgacgatgatggCTTTGAGATACTCACGGCGGAGAATCTGTTCTCGACACTGCTGCAGCGG GTGCGAAACTTAACGAATCGCCTCAACGTCAACAGCGACCTGACAGTCGGTTTCCCCAGCCATTCTAGTCGCCTGCTCACGGACATCTCGCGGCAGGCACAGAGCCACAGTCCATTCTGGAGCCAGGGAGTCTCACCCTTTGCCAG CGTGCATAGATCCCAAGTTAGTTATACGAGTAGCTATAGCGAGACGGTCGAGAAGAAGCAAGT CCGCCTGaacagtggcagcaacagcggAGGCCTGGGTGCCCCCTGGCGGCACAGCATGTCCCGGGACCTGGGCAGCGACATGGAATCGATGTTCTCGCGCACCGGCGCCACGTTGCCAAGAG GTCACCACCAGGGCAAGGGCAGCTCCAGCAAGCCCAGCTCGGCGCCGGCCCATGTGGAGAAGACCGCCCCAACAGCAGCGACAACCGCAGCGGCAGCCGGCACCGCTGAGGAGCCTCTGGACCTGGCCGACCTGGATCTCTCGCGTCTGCGGCTGAGCAAGAAGGATCTCGAAACGCTGTCCAGCATCACGCCGGGACTGCCCAAGTGCTTTCAGGAGCAGCTGCTGGCCAAGCTGCCGCCCACCCAGGCCCGCAAGCTGTCCCGCACCCTGAGCGTGCAGACGAGTGCCCCCAGCAGCGCCAACACCCAGAAGCCCTACAAGCGCAGTCAGAGCGGCGGCCGCGGCTACTTGCCGGATCAGCCGGAGGAGGAGTACAAGCCGAAGCCCCTCACAGATGCACCCAAGACAACGGCGGCCAGTACGGCCATCTATCGACGCAGCCTGAGCCGGAGCCAGGCCCTGACCCAGACCCAGGCACAGCCCAATCAGGAGGGGACAACCGGAGCGGGAGTACAGCCTGCAACGACGCCGACTACGACCAGCAagagccgcagcagcagcgtatGTCGGGATGACTACGGCAAGTCCTCGCTCTGCAGCAGCACCTACACCAGCGACATCAGTGACAAGTACAAGTACTACTCCCCCTACTTGAGCAAGTCCAGTAATGGagcgacaacgacgacgacgaaggAGGTGCCGGAAAAGCGTTATAGCGCTGGCCTGGGGCGTCCGCCAAGCGGCTGCCTGTCGCCACCGCCGAACGGTGCATTGCCGCCGAACGTGCCACCGGGCGAGGGCAGTAGTTCCCTGCGCGGACGCTCCTCGCAGCGCCGAATCTCACGTTTTCTGCGGCCCGACTTCTTCGACGATCCACGCGATCGCGACACGCAGACCATGTTGCGGGACATACGCGAGAAATCCAGCGATCGCATGGAGCAGGCGGATCTGCGTCGGCGCAAGCACAGTCTGCCCAACGTGGAGCAAGCCGATGAGGTGCCCACACTGGAGCCAGGGCCAGTCAGGTCATCGATGCGTCACACGCGCAACAAGAGCGTGGAACTTTTCCCAGATGCACCCGAAGGCACCCAACAGACAGGACAGACAGCACAGGACTCTTCAGGCAAGCGCTCGGGACTGCGACAACGAAGTGTGTCCAGGCCACGTGAGCTGGAAACCGATCTGGACAAGCATGAGCTGGCGGATAAGATTCTGCAAGAGCTGCAGCTTCTCTCCGCCGTACGTACCCAGCACGATCAGGGGCAGACTCCCGATGGAGAAACTGACAAGACAGAGGAGACCTCAACCATCCGCAAGGTGAAGAAGGTGAAGCCCAAGGATGTCGCTTCCAACGAGGCGGAGGCCACCAAGCTCTCAacgacgacaacaacaacaaccaccacGCTGGTCCGCAAAGTCAAGAAGGTGTCCAGAAAGGCAGACGAGCCGAAGACGCCCAGTACGGAGACAGCTGCCACAGAGATGCCAGTGCCTGCCTCTACGCCCAAGGAGACCCGGCTGAAGCGCCCCAAGTCCTACCCCATGAAGGACCTCGGTCTGAGCCTCAAGTCTGGAACGGAGCTGCCCGAACCCTCGGCCTCGGCCTCTGCCTCGGCCCTGCCCAGCAAGCTTCCGAGCAAGCTGCCATCAGCTGTGGGCAACGACTCTCAGGCTGGGGAGAATGCGCCACGGGAGAGCCGCCTGATGCGTCCCAAGAGCTATCCGGCCACCAAACTGGCCACGCCCAAGGAATTGCGTAAGGTCACACGGAGCGGGGTGGCCATTCCCACCATTGCGGAGGCGACTCCAACTGCCTCGGCAGATATCTCCGCCACTGGCACTCCCGTCAGCTCCAAGTCCACGTCGGAAGAGAAATCTCTTTCGGCCACGCCCACCGGCACCATGAGTAACGTGATCGATACCAAGGATACGGCCTCTTCATCAAGCGACTCGCGGCCGACGACTATCAAGAAGATCATCAAAGTGTCCAAGAAATCCAAGCTGGTGCCACCAACGCCAGTGACGCCCACCACGTCGCCCTCAGCCACAACAACCACAAACACCACGGCCACAACAACACCTGCAGACAGCTCCAAGGAGTCGAGTCCGGTGATCAAATCGAAGGAGAAGTCGCCGGAGAAGAAACCCAGCAAGGGCCTGCTCTACGCCCTGGGCCAGAAGTTCGAGAAGCTGCGGGACTCGGCCATGAGCAAGGACAAGAAGACGGCCACATCCGGAGGGACGACAGCCTTGGCCTGCACCCAGAAGCAGGGCTCACCCGAAGAGCGCAACTCCCCTGAGAAGGCCACGATACTGCGCAAGAAAAAATCTCTGGAGGCTGAGATATCCATCGAGCTGCCGGCCGAAGATAAGCGCGTGGACAAACGGTCCCGCTTCGATAGCATGCTGCGATCTCTGAGGGAGCGTTCTGTGCCTCGCTCCCAGTCCAGCTCAAGGGCGAGTCCCAAGCGAGCGGCCAGCGTGGAAGAGCTGCATGCAGGAGTCGGCCCAGACGGGGCCACCGGGAAGCAGAGTGGAGCCGTCAACAAGATGTTCGGTGGACTGCTACGACGCTTCGATCGGGAGAGCAGCGAACAGAGGCGTGTGCGGAGCACTCGATCCACCAGCAACATTGAGCGCCAGGTGCGCGAGGAGCAGGATCCTATGCTGCCGACATCGCCCATCTACCAGAACGTGGTGAAGGCCAAGCCAATTGCCCCGGCCGCCACCGAAGAGAACTGCAACTGCGAGACGGCCTGTCCGGACTGCAGACAGAACCAGGGACAGGCCATGAAGCCGACCAGCGCCAGCAGTAGCACCACCCCGAGCATCAAGGAGAAGCGCAAAGGTCTGATGTTGGATCTGGCCAGTGCCCAGGGGGCCAGTGGTGCGAGTGGTGCGGCCAGCGCCGTGACTacagccaccaccaccacaagTGGCAGCAGCTACCGCGGATCCAAGACCAATCCGGCGCTCATCAATGGCAACGGCGGGATGGGACTGTACTCGAATCTGCCACCTTATCCGGGGGCCATGAAGAGCGCCTCCTCGAACAACAGCTCCAGCCAGCAGTCCGTGGAGAatgccaccaacaacaactcgACGAACACGAACAACAACTGCAGCTCGCAGACGTCGGGGTACCGCACCTCGTCGGCGCATGAGATCAACCGGAACAATCCGATGCTGACGCCCTCCTTCGAGAACATTGCCAACTACTCCTCGGACTCGCGCAGCTACCAGGATGACTGCGCCTCCACCTCGACGTTCCTGTCGCCCACCGAGGAGCCGGAGCTGTACTTTGACAACTGGTCGATCTGCTCCGAGGACAACTACATGCTGCACGCGACGCCCTCGCCCACAGTGTCGCGCCTGTCGCGGGCCTCGCTCTCCTCGCCCACGCGCTGCTCGGAGAGCTCCGATCCCAACGAGAGCGTCATTGATCGCATCAAGCGGCGGAGCTTCTACAGCCGCTTCAACGAGCAGAAGAAGCCGCGTCGCACCAGCAGCATCGTGGGTCCCTCGGCGGTGCGGGACTACTACAGGGAACAGCAGGCGGCGGTCAAGGCTCGCTCCAGCCACAAGTTGCATGTGGCCGAGGTGGAGCCACGTTCCCACTCCCCGGACATTGCCCAGCAGTTCTTCAGGCCCCTGAAGCTGAGCCCAGTGGGCACGGAGCTGAAGCCTCCCATGTACCGCTCGCCGTTGGACTACTCCACCTCGTCGTCGGGTGGGGCCACGAGCAAGCCGCGCAAGAGCCTCAACGACATACGCAACACCTCGCCCTCGTTCCTCAGCAAGCGGTACGAGGTGCACGACTACAGCTCCGTGCCCATGCGATACAAGAGCTCCTCCAGCTCGAGTCCCAGCAACGGAGCCATCGCCAGTGGCTACTACAACACGTACAATCCCAAGCGCCGCTCCTCCTACACCCTGAACGGCAGCCTGCCcacggccagcagcagcagtgcgGCCGGCAGCAGCCACCTGGATGGTTATGCCACCCTGGGACGACGCTCCATCCGACCCTACGATCATCGGACGATGTCGCTGCTGGAGCCACCaacaaccagcagcagcagtgctGCCGGTAGCAGCGCCTACCAGAGAAGGGAAGCACGCACACCGGTGCGGGACTACACCTCCAGCATTTCACG ATCCGGATCGCGTTACCGCACTTCTTCGGCTACTCGCAGTCCGACAAACATTTGA